The following coding sequences are from one Rubinisphaera margarita window:
- a CDS encoding bifunctional lysylphosphatidylglycerol flippase/synthetase MprF: MSESAVDRDHLERTAFAHSPYPDSYLTTEPEYRQFWNESRTGYIGYLQDRKYLHLIGGLIAPDNEREELLRQFTEYVDQNRYLASFFNIAEADRPLFQKYGYEATKFGENATIDLKGHSWGGKPYSWIRRQVSFVQRQGIVAREIGLEQLSEQDRHDAFARLQRMNEEQLSERVLPHEIGLLEGRLYPDHFYRRRLFVAHPENEPDNWQAFVACTPMENGRGWATEMYRSQKDAVRGITPFLFVQLIDTMKKEGVEFVSLCMVPAVNCGQKTPGDSWKTRYFLTLWEKRLNFLFNVQGLYHFKSRFRPEFEPVYLCVKPRITNGSTFSFLKCCGVFQMHWSNFFRLLKSRKKRAEQD; encoded by the coding sequence ATGTCTGAATCTGCTGTCGATCGTGACCATCTCGAACGGACAGCGTTCGCCCACAGTCCGTATCCCGACTCGTATCTCACCACCGAGCCGGAGTATCGTCAGTTCTGGAACGAGAGCCGGACAGGCTACATCGGCTATCTGCAGGACCGAAAATACCTGCACCTGATTGGCGGGTTGATCGCACCGGACAATGAACGGGAAGAACTGCTCCGGCAGTTCACCGAGTACGTCGATCAGAATCGCTATCTCGCGTCGTTCTTCAACATTGCCGAAGCGGATCGACCGCTCTTTCAGAAGTACGGCTACGAAGCGACCAAGTTCGGCGAGAACGCCACGATCGATCTGAAGGGACACAGCTGGGGTGGCAAGCCGTATTCGTGGATTCGCCGTCAGGTCAGTTTCGTGCAACGGCAGGGAATCGTCGCGCGGGAGATCGGCCTCGAACAGCTTTCCGAACAGGATCGACACGACGCGTTCGCCCGGCTGCAGCGGATGAACGAGGAACAACTCTCGGAGCGTGTGCTTCCGCATGAAATCGGTCTGCTCGAAGGGCGGCTTTATCCCGATCACTTCTATCGCCGCCGCCTCTTCGTGGCCCATCCGGAGAACGAGCCGGACAACTGGCAGGCATTCGTCGCCTGTACGCCGATGGAAAACGGTCGGGGTTGGGCGACGGAAATGTATCGCAGTCAGAAGGACGCTGTCCGTGGGATCACGCCGTTTCTGTTCGTCCAACTCATCGACACGATGAAGAAGGAAGGCGTCGAGTTTGTCTCGCTCTGCATGGTCCCGGCTGTGAACTGCGGGCAGAAGACTCCCGGTGATTCCTGGAAGACGCGGTACTTCCTCACTCTCTGGGAGAAGCGGCTCAACTTCCTGTTCAATGTGCAGGGCCTGTACCACTTCAAAAGTCGATTCCGACCGGAGTTCGAGCCGGTTTACCTGTGCGTGAAACCGCGAATCACGAACGGTTCGACGTTTTCATTCCTGAAGTGCTGCGGCGTGTTCCAGATGCACTGGAGCAATTTCTTCCGCCTGCTGAAGTCGAGAAAAAAGCGGGCGGAACAGGACTGA
- a CDS encoding DUF2254 domain-containing protein: MRDWFNFLYHRFREQLWAKPAVICGLSVIVVFLAKAADDTGLGSVAPNVSVDSLETLLKVIAASMLVMAIFAVGSMVSAFASASSSATPRAFPLIIADDVSQNALTAFIGAFIFSIVALFALQNEYYGPAGRFALLLMTFFVFSVVILTFVWWVDRIARLGRLGATMDKVEAAAAAAIRRRRHAPRLGGSKVVPRDADAIVVYGEAVGYVRHVKVASLQSIAEEHETVIEVAALPGTFASPARPLAYVPNQAGISSEVMVEISAAFVIGRDRTFEDDPRYGLVVLSEIGSRALSPGINDSGSAIGVLGSLVRLLVLWAEPAENDTPDEPQFTRVAVPELDLKDMFDDAFTMIARDGAGAVEVVVRLQKSFEALASVGNMDARRVSLIHARLSVARAEKALELPEDLEAVRNAGRFATVD, encoded by the coding sequence ATGCGCGACTGGTTCAACTTCCTCTACCATCGCTTTCGGGAGCAGCTCTGGGCGAAGCCTGCGGTGATCTGCGGCCTGTCGGTGATCGTCGTGTTTCTCGCCAAAGCGGCGGATGATACGGGCCTCGGCTCCGTGGCCCCGAATGTATCTGTCGATTCTCTGGAGACGCTGCTGAAAGTGATTGCCGCGAGCATGCTCGTGATGGCCATCTTCGCGGTCGGCTCCATGGTTTCCGCGTTTGCATCCGCGAGCAGCAGCGCTACGCCCCGGGCGTTCCCGCTGATTATCGCCGACGATGTGTCCCAGAACGCCCTCACGGCCTTTATCGGAGCATTCATCTTCAGCATCGTCGCGCTGTTTGCGCTTCAGAATGAATACTATGGTCCAGCAGGCCGGTTCGCCCTTTTGCTGATGACGTTCTTCGTGTTCTCCGTTGTCATTCTCACCTTCGTCTGGTGGGTTGATCGAATCGCTCGCCTCGGTCGGCTCGGTGCCACGATGGATAAAGTCGAGGCGGCCGCAGCAGCCGCGATCCGGCGGCGTCGTCACGCTCCAAGGCTTGGCGGCTCGAAGGTGGTCCCGCGCGATGCGGATGCGATTGTGGTTTACGGCGAGGCGGTGGGCTATGTCCGACATGTGAAGGTGGCCTCGCTGCAGTCCATTGCCGAGGAGCACGAGACCGTTATCGAGGTGGCGGCCCTGCCGGGAACGTTCGCGTCTCCAGCCCGGCCGCTGGCTTATGTCCCGAACCAGGCGGGCATTTCTTCCGAAGTGATGGTCGAGATCTCCGCGGCGTTTGTCATCGGCCGGGATCGGACCTTTGAAGACGACCCCCGCTATGGACTCGTTGTTCTCTCGGAGATCGGCAGCCGTGCGCTGTCGCCCGGCATCAACGATTCCGGATCCGCAATCGGCGTTCTGGGATCGCTCGTGCGACTTCTTGTGCTCTGGGCCGAGCCGGCTGAAAACGACACACCGGACGAACCGCAGTTCACTCGTGTCGCCGTGCCCGAGTTGGATCTCAAAGACATGTTTGATGACGCGTTCACGATGATCGCACGAGACGGAGCCGGTGCGGTGGAGGTGGTTGTCCGGCTGCAGAAAAGCTTCGAGGCACTGGCGTCGGTCGGCAACATGGACGCCCGCCGGGTTTCGCTCATTCACGCCCGACTGTCCGTCGCCCGAGCCGAGAAAGCGCTGGAACTTCCGGAGGATCTGGAAGCCGTGAGAAACGCAGGGCGATTCGCGACGGTCGATTAA
- a CDS encoding GNAT family N-acetyltransferase: protein MSIEIRTYEGTAEDLSRFIVGAWLQSYGGKMAVPDWSAEYFEWQMTGPGICREFLISAWKDEKIVGTLLAMPFRLWCLGEETQGDQGSWLTVLPEHRRDGVAKAMAMEVARREANHGCTGRVGYAFRGSRISMGPRFWKKAGKRTNFLRPVFLWARLLESRSVREWTNSGLDRTLLKVLPDSVCNIGKVDARVTIRDFQPEDVSRCCELINTQARKADLAVLWEESRLARQLHYSDFVNTMVVERDGQVVGFVNYHKIGMHLKTRIPAAIIDLLACQDLSPRETRSLLNALCLRLRDEGVKMMLMREFHGQPTGSLLRTRFIPQFVDSDLLFSTPDPESQVDLGRIRKIHVLWR from the coding sequence GTGTCGATCGAAATCAGAACTTACGAGGGAACCGCGGAAGATCTGAGCCGATTTATCGTCGGAGCCTGGCTGCAGTCCTACGGCGGTAAAATGGCCGTCCCCGACTGGTCAGCCGAATACTTCGAATGGCAAATGACTGGTCCGGGGATTTGCCGGGAGTTTCTGATTTCGGCGTGGAAAGACGAGAAGATCGTCGGCACGCTGCTGGCCATGCCGTTTCGGCTCTGGTGTCTCGGCGAGGAAACACAGGGCGACCAGGGAAGCTGGCTGACCGTGCTGCCTGAACACCGGCGTGATGGCGTCGCCAAAGCGATGGCTATGGAAGTCGCCCGACGAGAAGCCAATCACGGCTGCACGGGTCGCGTCGGCTATGCATTTCGAGGTTCGCGGATTTCGATGGGCCCCCGGTTCTGGAAGAAGGCCGGCAAACGAACGAACTTTCTTCGGCCGGTCTTTCTGTGGGCACGCCTGCTGGAATCACGATCGGTGCGGGAATGGACGAACAGCGGTCTCGACCGGACACTGCTAAAGGTCCTCCCCGATTCCGTCTGTAACATCGGCAAGGTCGATGCCCGGGTAACGATTCGCGACTTTCAGCCCGAAGACGTCAGCCGCTGTTGCGAACTGATCAATACGCAGGCCCGGAAGGCTGATCTGGCCGTGCTCTGGGAAGAATCCCGGCTCGCCCGCCAGCTCCACTACAGCGACTTCGTCAATACAATGGTCGTCGAACGGGACGGACAGGTTGTCGGGTTCGTGAACTATCACAAGATCGGCATGCATCTCAAAACGAGAATCCCGGCGGCCATTATCGATCTGCTTGCCTGCCAGGACCTGAGCCCCCGGGAAACGCGCAGTCTGCTGAATGCACTCTGCCTGCGACTTCGCGATGAGGGCGTAAAGATGATGCTGATGCGGGAGTTTCACGGGCAGCCGACCGGGTCGCTGCTGCGGACACGCTTCATTCCTCAGTTCGTCGATTCCGACCTGTTATTTTCCACACCCGACCCGGAAAGTCAGGTCGATCTCGGCAGGATTCGCAAAATCCATGTGTTGTGGCGATAA